From Streptomyces sp. NBC_01460, a single genomic window includes:
- the hemQ gene encoding hydrogen peroxide-dependent heme synthase — MSAPEKLPNAGKKAKDLNEVIRYTLWSVFRLKDVLPVDRAGYADEVQELFDQLAAKDITVRGTYDVSGLRADADLMIWWHAETSDELQEAYNLFRRTKLGRALEPVWSNMALHRPAEFNKSHVPAFLADETPRDYISVYPFVRSYDWYLLPDEDRRRMLADHGKMARGYPDVRANTVASFSLGDYEWLLAFEADELYRIVDLMRHLRASEARLHVREEVPFYTGRRKAVADLVAGLA, encoded by the coding sequence ATGAGTGCGCCAGAAAAGCTTCCGAACGCAGGCAAGAAGGCCAAGGACCTCAACGAGGTCATCCGCTACACCCTGTGGTCCGTCTTCAGGCTGAAGGACGTCCTGCCCGTCGACCGCGCCGGTTACGCCGACGAGGTCCAGGAGCTGTTCGACCAGCTCGCGGCGAAGGACATCACGGTCCGCGGCACCTACGACGTGTCCGGTCTGCGGGCCGACGCCGATCTGATGATCTGGTGGCACGCGGAGACCTCCGACGAGCTCCAGGAGGCGTACAACCTCTTCCGGCGCACGAAGCTGGGCCGCGCACTCGAGCCGGTCTGGTCGAACATGGCGCTGCACCGCCCGGCCGAGTTCAACAAGTCGCACGTGCCGGCCTTCCTGGCCGACGAGACGCCGCGCGACTACATCAGCGTGTACCCCTTCGTGCGCAGCTACGACTGGTACCTGCTGCCCGACGAGGACCGCCGCCGCATGCTCGCGGACCACGGCAAGATGGCCCGTGGCTACCCGGACGTGCGCGCCAACACGGTCGCCTCCTTCTCGCTGGGCGACTACGAGTGGCTCCTCGCCTTCGAGGCCGACGAGCTCTACCGCATCGTCGACCTCATGCGTCACCTGCGGGCGTCCGAGGCGCGGCTGCACGTGCGGGAAGAGGTCCCGTTCTACACGGGGCGCAGGAAGGCTGTCGCAGACTTGGTGGCCGGACTCGCATAG
- a CDS encoding TIGR04222 domain-containing membrane protein has protein sequence MLWVLLLLVAWCAAAVSCIRLCLVTAGAAQRPPAAARPAVSPELNLYETAFLAGGPQRVADLALVSMHLRRRLLLAHTGWATVVDPEGRDEVERTVIRVIGPAGQSRIAPIRAAAATADTVRSLADRLVAAGLAVPHGTRTGLESAVRGVRGAAVLVVALAATAMLVPGQDMGYAGPVAAWFGLPLVLTLGCLAIARVENHPYSPWASPSGQHWLDSLPAPVRGADRDLLAAVAVRGVGALEDPDLRAALPIRARTGV, from the coding sequence ATGCTCTGGGTCCTGCTTCTTCTGGTCGCGTGGTGCGCGGCCGCCGTCTCCTGCATCCGGCTGTGCCTCGTCACCGCGGGTGCGGCACAGCGGCCGCCCGCCGCCGCCCGGCCGGCCGTCTCCCCCGAACTCAACCTGTACGAGACGGCGTTCCTGGCCGGCGGACCACAGCGCGTCGCCGATCTCGCGCTGGTCTCCATGCACCTGCGGCGTCGGCTGCTGCTCGCCCACACGGGCTGGGCGACGGTCGTCGATCCTGAGGGGCGGGACGAGGTCGAGCGCACCGTGATCCGCGTGATCGGCCCGGCGGGCCAGTCCCGGATAGCACCGATACGGGCCGCCGCGGCGACGGCCGACACCGTACGCTCCCTCGCCGACCGCCTGGTCGCGGCGGGGCTGGCCGTGCCGCACGGGACCCGGACGGGTCTGGAGTCGGCGGTGCGCGGCGTCCGGGGCGCGGCGGTGCTGGTGGTGGCCCTGGCGGCCACCGCGATGCTGGTCCCCGGTCAGGACATGGGCTACGCGGGCCCGGTGGCCGCCTGGTTCGGTCTGCCGCTCGTACTGACGCTGGGCTGCCTGGCCATCGCGCGGGTGGAGAACCACCCGTACAGCCCGTGGGCCTCGCCGAGCGGGCAGCACTGGCTGGACTCGCTGCCGGCCCCGGTGCGCGGCGCGGACCGCGATCTCCTGGCGGCGGTGGCGGTACGGGGCGTGGGAGCCCTGGAGGACCCGGACCTGAGAGCGGCCCTGCCGATCCGGGCCCGGACCGGGGTCTGA
- a CDS encoding TIGR04222 domain-containing membrane protein, producing the protein MNLLALLLTLAVAVSSTLLIVATRHAGRQGGGSGGYLLDLSEVAFLSGGPARVVDTALTRMHTDGRLTIGGPGIVALQRAEAHDAVERAVLQEMAAAPSGALSTLRAAVMRHPAVQEIGDGLASRGLLIAPDESRGRRRWGLVLGIGSLIGLPVSIALTVVQYALLDAFADLPVPFVVKMLPAILTGAVVGFSTAAAARSRITRAGRQVAANYRTANAHVADPAHLVAAHGLRALPDPVLQGQLADAARHQPFLRPSSGSTTSPVTANAFIPVLWCAGTSPGGGGCGGSTGGGGDSGPGSTCSSGSSCSSGSSCSSSGSSCSSGSSCGSSS; encoded by the coding sequence ATGAACCTCCTCGCTCTTCTGCTGACCCTTGCCGTGGCCGTCTCCTCCACCCTCCTGATCGTCGCGACGCGTCACGCCGGCCGGCAGGGCGGCGGGTCCGGCGGCTACCTGCTCGACCTCTCCGAAGTGGCATTCCTCAGCGGCGGTCCGGCCAGGGTCGTGGACACCGCGCTCACCCGCATGCACACGGACGGGCGGCTGACCATCGGCGGACCCGGCATCGTCGCACTCCAGCGGGCCGAGGCCCATGACGCGGTGGAGCGTGCCGTACTCCAGGAGATGGCCGCGGCCCCCAGCGGGGCCCTGAGCACCCTGCGGGCTGCGGTGATGCGGCATCCCGCGGTGCAGGAGATCGGCGACGGGCTGGCCTCCCGGGGACTGCTGATCGCCCCGGACGAGAGCCGGGGGCGCCGTCGGTGGGGGCTCGTCCTGGGGATCGGGTCCCTCATCGGCCTGCCGGTGAGCATCGCCCTGACCGTCGTCCAGTACGCCCTGCTCGACGCCTTCGCGGACCTCCCGGTGCCCTTCGTGGTGAAGATGCTGCCCGCGATCCTCACCGGGGCCGTGGTCGGGTTCAGCACAGCGGCGGCCGCCAGGTCCCGGATCACCCGGGCGGGACGGCAGGTCGCCGCCAACTACCGGACGGCCAACGCCCATGTGGCCGATCCGGCCCATCTGGTGGCAGCCCACGGTCTGCGCGCACTCCCCGATCCCGTGCTCCAGGGGCAGTTGGCGGATGCCGCCCGGCACCAGCCCTTCCTGCGCCCCTCGTCGGGCTCGACGACCTCGCCGGTCACGGCGAACGCCTTCATCCCGGTGCTGTGGTGCGCGGGGACGAGTCCCGGCGGTGGCGGCTGCGGGGGTTCCACCGGCGGGGGCGGCGACTCCGGACCGGGCTCCACCTGCAGTTCGGGGTCGAGCTGCAGCAGCGGATCCAGCTGCAGCAGCAGCGGCTCCAGTTGCAGCAGCGGGTCGAGCTGCGGCAGCAGTTCGTGA
- a CDS encoding DUF692 domain-containing protein codes for MKLGIGIGWRPEIADAVEALPGVDWVEAVAENLCTDHLPDSLVRLRERGVTVVPHGVSLGLGGADRPDPGRLAGLAARAELLGTPLVTEHIAFVRAGGPLTASPVLEAGHLLPVPRTWDALGVLCENVRIAQDSLPVPLALENIAALVSWPGEELTEGQFLAELVERTGVRLLIDVANLHTNHVNRGEDPVTALDELPVEAIAYVHVAGGVEKDGVWHDTHAHPVTQPVLDVLAELRSRVDPPGVLLERDDDFPSAEELAGELAAIRSTPAEASTARGAACGRTVRRPEPAPAAGARDRTAVAQTALLSSLVAGTPVPDGFDHRRLGVQSRALAAKRADVVAKVAPELPEILGDGYRKAFLAYARNRPMSGGYRRDALAFAELLLVEGRPDDEAARRRLTLWWQDRAGPRPPRRATRLVRSARAALLGK; via the coding sequence ATGAAGCTGGGAATCGGCATCGGCTGGCGGCCGGAGATCGCGGACGCCGTCGAGGCCCTGCCGGGCGTCGACTGGGTCGAGGCGGTCGCGGAGAACCTCTGCACGGACCATCTCCCGGACTCACTGGTACGGCTCCGGGAGCGCGGGGTCACGGTCGTCCCGCACGGGGTCTCGCTGGGCCTGGGCGGCGCCGACCGCCCGGATCCCGGCCGCCTCGCCGGGCTGGCGGCGCGGGCCGAACTCCTGGGCACCCCGCTGGTGACGGAGCACATCGCGTTCGTACGCGCCGGGGGGCCGCTCACCGCCTCCCCGGTGCTGGAGGCGGGCCATCTGCTTCCGGTGCCCCGGACCTGGGACGCGCTGGGCGTCCTGTGCGAGAACGTGCGGATCGCGCAGGACTCGCTGCCCGTCCCGCTGGCCCTGGAGAACATCGCCGCGCTGGTCTCCTGGCCCGGCGAGGAGCTGACCGAGGGGCAGTTCCTCGCGGAGCTGGTCGAACGCACCGGTGTGCGGCTGCTGATCGACGTCGCGAACCTGCACACCAACCACGTCAACCGCGGCGAGGACCCCGTGACCGCGCTCGACGAACTGCCGGTCGAGGCCATCGCGTACGTGCATGTGGCGGGCGGCGTCGAGAAGGACGGCGTCTGGCACGACACGCACGCGCATCCCGTGACGCAGCCCGTCCTGGACGTGCTGGCCGAGCTCCGCTCGCGCGTCGACCCGCCGGGGGTGCTGCTGGAGCGCGACGACGACTTCCCGTCGGCCGAGGAGCTGGCCGGCGAACTGGCCGCGATCCGCTCCACGCCGGCCGAGGCGTCCACCGCCCGGGGAGCCGCCTGCGGAAGGACCGTCCGGCGACCGGAGCCGGCCCCCGCGGCCGGAGCCCGCGACCGGACCGCCGTGGCGCAGACCGCCCTGCTCTCCTCGCTGGTGGCCGGAACACCGGTGCCGGACGGCTTCGACCACCGGCGCCTCGGGGTGCAGAGCCGCGCCCTGGCCGCGAAGCGGGCCGATGTCGTCGCCAAGGTCGCACCGGAGCTGCCCGAGATCCTCGGCGACGGCTACCGGAAGGCGTTCCTCGCGTACGCCAGGAACCGGCCGATGTCCGGCGGTTACCGCCGCGACGCCCTGGCCTTCGCCGAGCTGCTGCTCGTCGAGGGCCGGCCCGACGACGAGGCGGCCCGGCGACGGCTCACCCTCTGGTGGCAGGACCGCGCCGGCCCCCGTCCCCCGCGCCGCGCGACCCGTCTGGTCCGCTCCGCCCGTGCCGCCCTCCTCGGAAAGTGA
- a CDS encoding family 43 glycosylhydrolase, producing MSSSENTPQVGRRSLLARAAGVGAVAALPVAAVPAAQASAAPAPGRPAPAPSMGRYPENWPDPEPYGLADTRPDLWPREDNSFVLPLELRPRDEERGVVWMRDTYVNCFVVDGRPLYVATGTTRVPGLEAAGPWNDGIFVWLARSLRGPWKLADTTGIRPGAEKGKVWSPEFTDENRPGRTVVAPWQEYWYDEQFGKRGQAWAPELHRFRGKWYIVACMGDHSEKVGSFMLVSEGGVEGPYRLVEGNLEKPFGESFIGGPSFIKPGAYHHIDGSLYSEGDDAWLVLHNNLYAKFRDDMEDILPTTDLPAFRQTPYTPEPYLEGAYVFKHGGKYFLLHAAWDRTSVDADGTARQAYAPAGTGRVQYQYDAVAAVSDTFEGPYSERWTVGVGAGHNNFFADAHGDLWATFFRNPNFGHWSNPSRLADAAVPGVVRVEWTGPKGNRLYVRRRDH from the coding sequence ATGAGCAGTTCCGAGAACACGCCGCAGGTCGGCCGCCGGTCCCTGCTGGCCCGTGCCGCCGGCGTAGGAGCGGTGGCGGCACTGCCCGTGGCCGCCGTCCCGGCGGCGCAGGCCTCGGCCGCCCCGGCGCCCGGCCGGCCCGCTCCGGCCCCGTCGATGGGGCGCTACCCGGAGAACTGGCCCGACCCCGAGCCCTACGGACTCGCGGACACCCGGCCGGACCTGTGGCCACGGGAGGACAACTCCTTCGTCCTCCCGCTGGAACTGCGCCCCCGCGACGAGGAGCGGGGCGTGGTGTGGATGCGGGACACCTACGTCAACTGCTTCGTCGTGGACGGGCGTCCGCTCTACGTGGCCACGGGCACCACCCGGGTGCCGGGGCTCGAAGCGGCCGGCCCGTGGAACGACGGCATCTTCGTCTGGCTGGCCCGCTCACTCCGAGGGCCGTGGAAGCTGGCCGACACGACCGGGATCCGGCCCGGAGCGGAGAAGGGCAAGGTGTGGTCGCCCGAGTTCACCGACGAGAACCGGCCGGGGAGGACGGTCGTCGCCCCCTGGCAGGAGTACTGGTACGACGAGCAGTTCGGCAAGCGCGGCCAGGCATGGGCCCCGGAGCTGCACCGCTTCCGCGGGAAGTGGTACATCGTGGCGTGCATGGGGGACCACTCCGAGAAGGTCGGCTCGTTCATGCTCGTGAGCGAGGGAGGGGTCGAGGGCCCGTACCGGCTCGTCGAGGGCAACCTGGAGAAGCCCTTCGGCGAGTCGTTCATAGGGGGCCCGAGCTTCATCAAGCCCGGCGCCTACCACCACATCGACGGCAGCCTCTACAGCGAGGGCGACGACGCCTGGCTCGTGCTGCACAACAACCTGTACGCGAAGTTCCGCGACGACATGGAGGACATCCTCCCGACGACGGACCTCCCCGCGTTCCGGCAGACCCCGTACACGCCCGAGCCGTACCTGGAAGGCGCGTACGTCTTCAAGCACGGGGGTAAGTACTTCCTCCTCCACGCGGCCTGGGACCGGACGTCGGTCGACGCCGACGGCACCGCGCGCCAGGCCTACGCCCCGGCCGGGACCGGCCGTGTGCAGTACCAGTACGACGCGGTGGCCGCCGTGTCGGACACCTTCGAGGGCCCGTACTCCGAGCGCTGGACCGTCGGGGTCGGCGCCGGCCACAACAACTTCTTCGCGGACGCCCACGGCGATCTGTGGGCGACGTTCTTCCGCAATCCCAACTTCGGCCACTGGTCCAACCCCTCGCGTCTCGCCGACGCGGCCGTGCCCGGCGTCGTGCGGGTGGAGTGGACCGGCCCGAAGGGCAACCGCCTGTACGTCCGGCGCCGGGACCACTGA
- a CDS encoding ABC transporter permease, with protein sequence MSTLTLAVRDSRTMLRRNLLHARRYPSMTLNLLLTPVMLLLLFVYIFGDVMSAGIAGGGADRSDYIAYILPGILLMTIGSTVIGAAVSVATDMSEGIIARFRTMAIHRGSILIGHVVGSVLQSVAAVVLVGAVGVAIGFRSVDATALEWLAAFGLLALFALALTWIAVGMGMASPNAEAAGNSAMPLILLPLISSAFTPVDAMPGWFQPIAEYQPFTPAIETLRGLLLGTEIGHNGWLALAWTVALTALGYTWSTSAFKRDPK encoded by the coding sequence ATGAGCACCCTGACCCTCGCCGTACGCGACTCCAGAACCATGCTGCGCCGCAACCTCCTGCACGCCCGCCGCTACCCCTCCATGACCCTGAACCTGCTGCTCACCCCGGTCATGCTCCTGCTGCTCTTCGTCTACATCTTCGGCGACGTCATGAGCGCCGGCATCGCCGGCGGCGGCGCGGACCGCTCCGACTACATCGCCTACATCCTGCCCGGCATCCTGCTGATGACCATCGGCAGCACCGTCATCGGCGCCGCGGTGTCCGTCGCCACCGACATGTCGGAAGGCATCATCGCCCGCTTCCGCACCATGGCCATCCACCGCGGATCCATCCTGATCGGCCACGTCGTCGGCAGCGTCCTGCAGTCCGTCGCCGCCGTCGTCCTCGTGGGAGCCGTCGGCGTGGCCATCGGCTTCCGCTCCGTGGACGCCACCGCCCTGGAGTGGCTGGCAGCCTTCGGACTCCTCGCCCTCTTCGCCCTCGCCCTCACCTGGATCGCCGTCGGCATGGGCATGGCCAGCCCCAACGCCGAAGCCGCCGGCAACAGCGCGATGCCCCTGATCCTGCTGCCGCTCATCTCCAGCGCCTTCACCCCCGTCGACGCCATGCCCGGCTGGTTCCAGCCGATCGCCGAGTACCAGCCCTTCACCCCCGCCATCGAAACCCTCCGCGGCCTCCTCCTGGGCACCGAGATCGGCCACAACGGCTGGCTCGCCCTCGCCTGGACCGTGGCCCTGACCGCACTCGGCTACACCTGGTCGACCAGCGCGTTCAAGCGCGACCCGAAGTAA
- a CDS encoding ATP-binding cassette domain-containing protein has translation MTSLAIAANGLRKSYGDKTVLAGIDLAVPEGTVFSLLGPNGAGKTTAVKILSTLIGADAGDLRVGGHDVVAEPHAVRSVIGVTGQFSAVDGLITGEENMLLMADLHHLSKAEGRRVTAELLERFDLVEAAKKPAASYSGGMKRRLDIAMTLVGGPRIIFLDEPTTGLDPRARHTMWGIIRELVTDGVTVFLTTQYLEEADELADHIAVLHDGRIAAEGSADQLKRLVPGGHVRLRFTDPAAYRSATTTLNEATGDDESLTVRIPSDGSQRELRTVLDRLDTAGIEADELTVHTPDLDDVFFALTDATVPAQNNQTQENAR, from the coding sequence ATGACCAGCTTGGCCATCGCGGCGAACGGGCTGCGGAAGTCCTACGGCGACAAGACCGTCCTCGCCGGCATCGACCTCGCCGTCCCCGAAGGAACCGTCTTCTCCCTGCTCGGCCCGAACGGTGCCGGCAAGACCACCGCCGTCAAGATCCTCTCCACCCTCATCGGCGCCGACGCCGGTGACCTGCGCGTCGGGGGCCACGACGTGGTCGCCGAACCGCACGCGGTGCGCAGTGTGATCGGTGTGACGGGTCAGTTCTCGGCGGTGGACGGGCTGATCACGGGTGAGGAGAACATGCTCCTCATGGCGGACCTGCACCACCTGTCGAAGGCGGAGGGGCGGCGGGTGACCGCGGAGCTCCTGGAGCGCTTCGATCTGGTGGAGGCGGCGAAGAAGCCGGCCGCGAGCTACTCCGGCGGTATGAAGCGGCGACTGGACATCGCGATGACGCTGGTGGGCGGCCCCCGGATCATCTTCCTCGACGAGCCCACCACCGGGCTCGACCCCCGCGCCCGTCACACCATGTGGGGCATCATCCGCGAGCTCGTCACCGACGGGGTCACCGTCTTCCTCACCACGCAGTACCTGGAGGAGGCCGACGAACTCGCCGACCACATCGCCGTCCTCCACGACGGCCGCATCGCCGCCGAAGGCAGTGCCGACCAGCTCAAGCGGCTCGTCCCCGGCGGACACGTCCGCCTCCGCTTCACCGACCCCGCCGCCTACCGCTCCGCCACCACCACGCTGAACGAGGCCACCGGCGACGACGAATCCCTCACCGTACGCATCCCCAGCGACGGCAGCCAGCGCGAACTGCGCACCGTCCTCGACCGCCTGGACACCGCCGGCATCGAGGCCGACGAACTGACCGTCCACACCCCCGACCTCGACGACGTCTTCTTCGCCCTCACCGACGCCACCGTCCCCGCCCAGAACAACCAGACCCAGGAGAACGCCCGATGA
- a CDS encoding DUF4097 family beta strand repeat-containing protein, with amino-acid sequence MQKFETPAPIAAILDIPAGRVQIIAADRADTVVEVRPTNASKSRDVKTAEQTTTAYADGVLRISVPVKNEHLGASGSVEVTVQLPAGSRVEAKASSTEFRAVGRLGDVAFDGAYHQIKIDEAASVRLTATDGDVEVGRLGGPAEISTTRGDIRIAEAGGGRVVLTTQKGDISVTAATGVSAALDAGTTLGRISNELRNDGSTALDIHATTTQGDITARSL; translated from the coding sequence ATGCAGAAGTTCGAGACCCCCGCCCCGATCGCCGCCATCCTGGACATCCCCGCCGGACGCGTCCAGATCATCGCCGCCGACCGCGCGGACACCGTGGTCGAGGTCCGGCCCACGAACGCCTCGAAGAGCCGCGACGTGAAGACGGCGGAGCAGACCACGACCGCGTACGCCGACGGAGTCCTGCGGATCTCGGTCCCCGTGAAGAACGAGCACCTCGGCGCCTCCGGATCCGTCGAGGTGACGGTGCAGCTGCCCGCCGGCTCCCGCGTCGAGGCGAAGGCGTCGAGCACCGAGTTCCGGGCCGTCGGCCGCCTCGGCGACGTCGCCTTCGACGGCGCGTACCACCAGATCAAGATCGACGAGGCCGCGAGCGTCCGCCTCACCGCGACCGACGGCGACGTCGAGGTCGGCCGGCTCGGCGGCCCCGCGGAGATCAGCACCACGAGGGGTGACATCCGGATCGCTGAGGCCGGTGGCGGCAGGGTCGTCCTCACCACCCAGAAGGGCGACATCTCCGTCACCGCCGCCACCGGCGTCTCGGCCGCCCTGGACGCCGGCACCACCCTCGGCCGGATCAGCAACGAGCTCAGGAACGACGGCAGCACCGCCCTCGACATCCACGCGACCACCACTCAGGGCGACATCACCGCCCGCAGCCTCTGA
- a CDS encoding helix-turn-helix domain-containing protein yields the protein MPGGRLTQKDRQQIALGLTDDLPYAEIARRLERPTSTITREVMRNGGPTGYRADLAHRATERRVQRRKPASPREAEPAALPHGRDPVALAAYEEQFTAVMMQSGLSNKMMARVMVCLLTTDSGSMTAAELVQRLQVSPASVSKAIAFLEGQALVRRERDERRRERYVIDENLWYQSMIASVSALTQQVEVSRQGVGVLGPGTPAAVRLESVARFLDFVSESLARAAEQARDILYSNAGPAPDGAGQPPLDDEQ from the coding sequence ATGCCGGGAGGCAGGCTCACCCAGAAGGACCGTCAGCAGATCGCACTGGGGCTGACCGACGATCTGCCCTACGCGGAGATCGCCCGGCGCCTGGAGCGTCCGACCTCGACGATCACGCGTGAGGTGATGCGCAACGGCGGCCCCACCGGCTACCGCGCGGACCTGGCCCACCGGGCCACCGAACGCCGGGTCCAGCGGCGCAAGCCCGCCTCGCCCCGGGAGGCGGAGCCCGCCGCCCTGCCGCACGGGCGCGATCCCGTGGCCCTGGCCGCGTACGAGGAGCAGTTCACGGCCGTCATGATGCAGTCGGGCCTGTCCAACAAGATGATGGCGCGGGTGATGGTCTGTCTCCTCACCACCGACTCGGGCAGCATGACCGCCGCCGAACTCGTCCAGCGCCTTCAGGTCAGCCCGGCGTCCGTCTCCAAGGCGATCGCGTTCCTGGAGGGTCAGGCCCTCGTCCGCAGGGAACGCGACGAACGCCGCCGGGAGCGCTACGTCATAGACGAGAACCTCTGGTACCAGTCGATGATCGCCAGCGTCAGCGCCCTCACCCAGCAGGTCGAGGTATCGCGGCAGGGCGTCGGTGTCCTCGGCCCCGGCACCCCGGCCGCCGTCCGCCTGGAGAGCGTCGCCCGCTTCCTCGACTTCGTCTCCGAGAGCCTCGCCCGGGCGGCGGAACAGGCCCGCGACATCCTCTACTCGAACGCCGGGCCGGCCCCGGACGGCGCCGGGCAGCCGCCCCTCGACGACGAACAGTGA
- a CDS encoding DUF4142 domain-containing protein, translating into MRRINGTALIIAALVATLGALAFPVWSYADRSGTGEANLNASSVATQWGPLSATDRDFLVKVRLAGLWELPAGQQAIERAPSEGVRLAGDHLVVGHTDLDRRARDVASKLGVELPNQPTEQQQGWLRELTAASGEEYQLKFANLLRAAHGKVFALVAQVRHTTRNSLIRQLASDANQTVLDHITMLERTGFVDFDGLARDAAGASTASPSGPPAPSGGDIPQVPVPVTPSGDQSFTSRPVPPTMAPLPQP; encoded by the coding sequence CTGCGACGCATCAACGGAACGGCCCTCATCATCGCCGCGCTGGTGGCCACGCTCGGCGCCCTCGCCTTTCCGGTGTGGTCGTACGCCGACCGCTCCGGCACCGGCGAGGCCAATCTGAACGCGTCCAGCGTCGCCACCCAGTGGGGCCCGCTCTCCGCGACCGACCGCGACTTCCTGGTCAAGGTGCGCCTCGCCGGCCTGTGGGAGCTCCCCGCGGGGCAGCAGGCCATCGAGCGGGCCCCGAGCGAGGGGGTGCGGCTCGCCGGCGACCATCTGGTGGTCGGCCACACCGACCTGGACCGGCGGGCCCGCGACGTGGCGTCCAAGCTCGGCGTGGAGCTCCCGAACCAGCCGACGGAACAGCAGCAGGGCTGGCTCCGGGAGCTCACCGCCGCGAGCGGCGAGGAGTACCAGCTGAAGTTCGCCAACCTTCTGCGCGCCGCACACGGCAAGGTGTTCGCGCTGGTCGCGCAGGTACGCCACACCACGCGCAACTCACTGATCCGGCAACTGGCCTCGGACGCCAACCAGACGGTGCTCGACCACATCACCATGCTGGAGCGCACCGGCTTCGTGGACTTCGACGGTCTGGCGCGTGACGCGGCCGGCGCTTCGACGGCCAGCCCCTCGGGGCCGCCCGCGCCCTCCGGAGGCGACATCCCGCAGGTGCCGGTGCCGGTGACACCGAGCGGCGACCAGTCGTTCACGTCCCGCCCCGTGCCACCGACGATGGCTCCGCTCCCTCAGCCCTGA
- a CDS encoding aminoacyl-tRNA hydrolase: MSSDSIPEPLPAAPEAPADSPFRTEPTVRDEAPQFVLPLVVHLEKTDPPARTDALVTAARAVLTILSDPRSLGEEECGTEGEWARAMRDWQDARIRKVVRRARGAEWRKASTLPGITVTGAHAEVRVFPPVPLDGWPKELAKLQVSGTDLDDPEAPAAPDSAGPVLWMNPDVGMSAGKAMAQAGHGAQLAWWELSDTERKAWREAGFPLSVATPDAAHWRELAASGLPVVRDAGFTEVAPGSCTVVADHPALRR; the protein is encoded by the coding sequence GTGAGCAGCGACAGCATTCCTGAGCCCCTTCCCGCAGCGCCGGAGGCCCCCGCCGACAGCCCGTTCCGCACGGAGCCGACGGTCCGTGACGAAGCCCCGCAGTTCGTCCTCCCGCTGGTGGTGCACCTCGAGAAGACGGACCCCCCGGCGCGCACGGACGCCCTGGTGACCGCCGCCCGCGCGGTGCTCACGATCCTCTCCGACCCCCGCTCGCTGGGCGAGGAGGAGTGCGGGACCGAGGGCGAATGGGCGCGGGCGATGCGTGACTGGCAGGACGCCCGCATCCGCAAGGTGGTGCGCCGGGCGCGCGGCGCGGAGTGGCGCAAGGCGTCCACGCTGCCCGGGATCACGGTCACGGGCGCGCACGCCGAGGTGCGGGTGTTCCCGCCGGTGCCCCTGGACGGCTGGCCCAAGGAGCTGGCCAAGCTCCAGGTGTCAGGCACGGATCTGGACGACCCCGAGGCCCCGGCGGCACCCGATTCCGCCGGTCCGGTGCTCTGGATGAATCCGGACGTCGGCATGTCGGCGGGCAAGGCGATGGCACAGGCCGGGCACGGCGCCCAGCTCGCCTGGTGGGAGCTGTCGGACACGGAGCGCAAGGCGTGGCGCGAGGCCGGCTTCCCGCTCTCCGTCGCCACCCCGGACGCCGCCCACTGGCGTGAACTCGCGGCGAGCGGACTGCCGGTGGTGCGGGACGCCGGATTCACCGAGGTCGCACCGGGGTCCTGCACCGTGGTCGCCGACCACCCGGCGCTGCGCCGCTGA